The Pieris brassicae chromosome 6, ilPieBrab1.1, whole genome shotgun sequence genome window below encodes:
- the LOC123710891 gene encoding protein Wnt-5b-like isoform X2, with the protein MKIRSGNMGLLEFEKWSNQPGLFSEKSRFCARLRGLTPGQRRICRHHKDHMPTVSAGVRKGIEECQYQFQGRRWNCTITSDETVFGPLTLIASRETAFTHAITAAGVSLSISRACRDGSLASCGCSRASRPRHLHNDWVWGGCGDNLEYGYKFTESFVDVREREGKVKRGSREQGRQLMNRHNNEAGRRAVIKKSRVTCKCHGVSGSCSLITCWQQLATFREIGDYLHEKYEGATEVKVSRRGKLRVGNPNYSLPTPQDLVYLEESPNYCIKNETLGSFGTTGRNCNRTSPGIDGCAIMCCGRGYNTKRAVIKERCDCKFHWCCRVDCNICVKTVEIHTCK; encoded by the exons CAATATGGGTCTCCTGGAGTTCGAGAAATGGTCAAACCAGCCAGGGCTTTTCTCTGAAAAGTCAAGGTTTTGTGCCCGGTTGCGAGGCCTGACACCAGGGCAGCGTCGAATATGCCGTCATCATAAGGACCATATGCCGACTGTTAGTGCTGGGGTCCGGAAGGGAATTGAAGAGTGCCAGTATCAGTTTCAAGGGCGAAGGTGGAACTGTACCATCACGAGTGATGAGACGGTATTTGGACCTTTGACTTTAATAG CGTCCCGCGAAACTGCATTTACCCACGCTATAACAGCTGCTGGAGTGTCATTGTCCATCTCGCGAGCATGTCGAGATGGAAGTCTCGCGTCATGTGGTTGCAGCCGCGCGTCACGGCCACGACACTTACATAATGATTGGGTGTGGGGTGGATGTGGGGATAACCTGGAGTATGGATACAA GTTCACAGAAAGCTTTGTAGATGTCCGCGAGAGGGAGGGGAAAGTGAAAAGAGGCAGCCGGGAACAGGGACGACAGTTAATGAACAGACACAATAATGAAGCTGGCAGACGG GCTGTTATCAAGAAATCTCGTGTCACATGTAAATGTCACGGTGTTTCGGGGTCCTGTAGTCTCATCACGTGCTGGCAGCAATTAGCTACATTCAGGGAAATTG GTGACTATCTCCATGAGAAATACGAAGGAGCGACGGAGGTGAAAGTATCAAGACGTGGCAAGCTACGCGTGGGTAATCCTAATTATAGTCTGCCCACGCCGCAGGACCTCGTCTACTTGGAGGAATCAcctaattattgtattaaaaacgaaacattg GGTTCCTTCGGCACTACCGGCCGAAATTGCAACAGAACGTCACCAGGCATAGATGGATGTGCAATAATGTGTTGCGGCCGGGGCTACAATACAAAACGGGCCGTTATAAAAGAGCGATGCGATTGTAAATTTCACTGGTGCTGCCGTGTTGATTGTAATATTTGTGTCAAAACTGTCGAAATACATACTTGTAAATAG
- the LOC123710891 gene encoding protein Wnt-5b-like isoform X3, which produces MGLLEFEKWSNQPGLFSEKSRFCARLRGLTPGQRRICRHHKDHMPTVSAGVRKGIEECQYQFQGRRWNCTITSDETVFGPLTLIASRETAFTHAITAAGVSLSISRACRDGSLASCGCSRASRPRHLHNDWVWGGCGDNLEYGYKFTESFVDVREREGKVKRGSREQGRQLMNRHNNEAGRRAVIKKSRVTCKCHGVSGSCSLITCWQQLATFREIGDYLHEKYEGATEVKVSRRGKLRVGNPNYSLPTPQDLVYLEESPNYCIKNETLGSFGTTGRNCNRTSPGIDGCAIMCCGRGYNTKRAVIKERCDCKFHWCCRVDCNICVKTVEIHTCK; this is translated from the exons ATGGGTCTCCTGGAGTTCGAGAAATGGTCAAACCAGCCAGGGCTTTTCTCTGAAAAGTCAAGGTTTTGTGCCCGGTTGCGAGGCCTGACACCAGGGCAGCGTCGAATATGCCGTCATCATAAGGACCATATGCCGACTGTTAGTGCTGGGGTCCGGAAGGGAATTGAAGAGTGCCAGTATCAGTTTCAAGGGCGAAGGTGGAACTGTACCATCACGAGTGATGAGACGGTATTTGGACCTTTGACTTTAATAG CGTCCCGCGAAACTGCATTTACCCACGCTATAACAGCTGCTGGAGTGTCATTGTCCATCTCGCGAGCATGTCGAGATGGAAGTCTCGCGTCATGTGGTTGCAGCCGCGCGTCACGGCCACGACACTTACATAATGATTGGGTGTGGGGTGGATGTGGGGATAACCTGGAGTATGGATACAA GTTCACAGAAAGCTTTGTAGATGTCCGCGAGAGGGAGGGGAAAGTGAAAAGAGGCAGCCGGGAACAGGGACGACAGTTAATGAACAGACACAATAATGAAGCTGGCAGACGG GCTGTTATCAAGAAATCTCGTGTCACATGTAAATGTCACGGTGTTTCGGGGTCCTGTAGTCTCATCACGTGCTGGCAGCAATTAGCTACATTCAGGGAAATTG GTGACTATCTCCATGAGAAATACGAAGGAGCGACGGAGGTGAAAGTATCAAGACGTGGCAAGCTACGCGTGGGTAATCCTAATTATAGTCTGCCCACGCCGCAGGACCTCGTCTACTTGGAGGAATCAcctaattattgtattaaaaacgaaacattg GGTTCCTTCGGCACTACCGGCCGAAATTGCAACAGAACGTCACCAGGCATAGATGGATGTGCAATAATGTGTTGCGGCCGGGGCTACAATACAAAACGGGCCGTTATAAAAGAGCGATGCGATTGTAAATTTCACTGGTGCTGCCGTGTTGATTGTAATATTTGTGTCAAAACTGTCGAAATACATACTTGTAAATAG
- the LOC123710891 gene encoding protein Wnt-5b-like isoform X1, which yields MANTSVFRFLILLSALMWILDANTQRRRREPWTNGSWFNMGLLEFEKWSNQPGLFSEKSRFCARLRGLTPGQRRICRHHKDHMPTVSAGVRKGIEECQYQFQGRRWNCTITSDETVFGPLTLIASRETAFTHAITAAGVSLSISRACRDGSLASCGCSRASRPRHLHNDWVWGGCGDNLEYGYKFTESFVDVREREGKVKRGSREQGRQLMNRHNNEAGRRAVIKKSRVTCKCHGVSGSCSLITCWQQLATFREIGDYLHEKYEGATEVKVSRRGKLRVGNPNYSLPTPQDLVYLEESPNYCIKNETLGSFGTTGRNCNRTSPGIDGCAIMCCGRGYNTKRAVIKERCDCKFHWCCRVDCNICVKTVEIHTCK from the exons CAATATGGGTCTCCTGGAGTTCGAGAAATGGTCAAACCAGCCAGGGCTTTTCTCTGAAAAGTCAAGGTTTTGTGCCCGGTTGCGAGGCCTGACACCAGGGCAGCGTCGAATATGCCGTCATCATAAGGACCATATGCCGACTGTTAGTGCTGGGGTCCGGAAGGGAATTGAAGAGTGCCAGTATCAGTTTCAAGGGCGAAGGTGGAACTGTACCATCACGAGTGATGAGACGGTATTTGGACCTTTGACTTTAATAG CGTCCCGCGAAACTGCATTTACCCACGCTATAACAGCTGCTGGAGTGTCATTGTCCATCTCGCGAGCATGTCGAGATGGAAGTCTCGCGTCATGTGGTTGCAGCCGCGCGTCACGGCCACGACACTTACATAATGATTGGGTGTGGGGTGGATGTGGGGATAACCTGGAGTATGGATACAA GTTCACAGAAAGCTTTGTAGATGTCCGCGAGAGGGAGGGGAAAGTGAAAAGAGGCAGCCGGGAACAGGGACGACAGTTAATGAACAGACACAATAATGAAGCTGGCAGACGG GCTGTTATCAAGAAATCTCGTGTCACATGTAAATGTCACGGTGTTTCGGGGTCCTGTAGTCTCATCACGTGCTGGCAGCAATTAGCTACATTCAGGGAAATTG GTGACTATCTCCATGAGAAATACGAAGGAGCGACGGAGGTGAAAGTATCAAGACGTGGCAAGCTACGCGTGGGTAATCCTAATTATAGTCTGCCCACGCCGCAGGACCTCGTCTACTTGGAGGAATCAcctaattattgtattaaaaacgaaacattg GGTTCCTTCGGCACTACCGGCCGAAATTGCAACAGAACGTCACCAGGCATAGATGGATGTGCAATAATGTGTTGCGGCCGGGGCTACAATACAAAACGGGCCGTTATAAAAGAGCGATGCGATTGTAAATTTCACTGGTGCTGCCGTGTTGATTGTAATATTTGTGTCAAAACTGTCGAAATACATACTTGTAAATAG